AAATTTTAATGAAGTTAAAATTATTGAAAATGCTAACTTAAGAAGTCCAGGTTCAGGCGTTTTTCCAGCTTCACTTTCTTGGGAAACCGTTCAACAAATATGTGATGAAAATGATGTAGATGCTTTATATGTATTATCATATTATGATACCGATTCTAAAGTTGATTATAAAATCGTTCAGAAAAAAATTAAGAACCCATTAGGTCTTGAGATTTCAGTTCCTGAACATCATGCAACGATTTTTACACATCTAAAAACAGGATGGAGAGTTTATGATTTAAAGGACAAATTAATTCTTGATGAGTACAACGTTAATCAAAATATAACAACTACAGGAAAAGGTATTAACCCAGTGAAAGCATTAGGTGCTGTAGCAGGAAGAAAAGAAGCTGTTTTAGAAAAAAGTAATACCATTGGATACAATTATGGGGCAAGAATTCTTCCACGTAGCGTACGCGTTTCAAGAGATTATTTTATTAAAGGAACTGATAAATTAGAAACCGCAAACAGAAGAGCTATTGCAGGACAATGGGATAGTGCCGCAGAATTATGGAATGAAGAAGTCTCAAATAGCGACAATAAAATAGCCGGAAGAGCATGTTACAATATGGCTATCATCAATGAAATAAATGGAAATTTAGATGAAGCTATTGAATGGGCACAAAAAGCGTATACAGATTATGAAATAAAAGAAGCCATTAGGTATATCAAAATACTAAGGTATCGTAAAGAAAACAATAGACTATTAGCATCTCAAAATTAGGACTTATTAGTATATTAGTTGTTCAGAACTTCTTAGTGAACTATAAATATGCAAGGCAACACAAGAAAAAACATCAATATCGGTCAAAACGTAGCAATTGTTTTAAAGCAAGACCAGCGTTCTGGTAAACTTACGGAAGGTGTTGTACAAAAAATACTAACAAATTCACCCAACCATCCCCATGGTATAAAAGTGATGTTGGTTTCTGGAAAAGTAGGACGAGTTAAAGAAATTTTGGAGTAATTTACACCTAAATTAGAAGGTTATATTCGAAGTAATAATGTGGAATCAAAGGTATCGAAAACTAGTTTTTGATACCTTTTTTATTTTAATTTATCCAAACTGTAATTGCACAAAAAAATACTTGAACTGACTCCCGATTACCATTAAATAAATACTCTCAATTTCTTTTACTAAATTTATAGCTCAACAAAATTTAGTTCTATGATTCGTATTCTAACGCTTTGTTTCCTTTTTATTTCCACGTTATGCTTTTCTCAAACCAAATCTTCATTTAAAAATCTTGATGTATTTGAATTAGAATGGGCAGTTAATCCTGAAATTTCACCTGATGGTAATCGTGTTGTCTATCAACGTAGTGGATTTGACATTATGAATGACCGTAAACAATCTCGACTATGGATGATGAATGCCGATGGTTCAAATCACATAAAATTAACTAGTAACGAAGTGAGTGAATCTAATCCGAAATGGTCACCAGACGGCTCTAAAATTGCCTTTACAAGTAGTACTGAAAATGGTTCAGAAATATTTGTGCACTGGTTAGCAACCGGTAAAACCGCTAAATTAACGCAATTGGAAAAATCGCCAAGTGGCTTAAGTTGGTCACCTGACGGAAAGCATATCGCTTTTTTAATGACTGTACCAGAGGCACAACCAACATTGGTAAAAGCTCCAAAAAAACCAGAAGGAGCCAAATGGGCCGAACATCCAAGAGTAACCACACGATTGAAATATGAAGCTGATGGTTCAGGGTATATTCAACCGGGATTTAAACATTTATTTATTGTTTCAGCGGATGGTGGTAGTCCAAGACAAATTTCGTCTGGTAACTTTAAATATGGCAGTCCACAGTGGTCAAAAGACGGAAAATCACTCTTTTTTAGTGGTAATTTAATTGCCGATTGGGACTATGACTTTAGAAATTCCGAGATTTATACGATAGACATCGCCACAGGAAAAACCTCTGCGTTAACCGACAGAAAAGGGCCAGACCATAGCTTAGCTATTTCACCAAATGGCAAACAAATTGCGTATATCGGTTTTGATGATAAGGTACAAACCTATCAAGTGAATCATATGTATGTAATGGATAGTGATGGCACTAATAAAAAACAAATTAATACGGGTTTAGATAGAAGTCCCAATAACTTAACATGGAGCGTTGACGGAAAAGGCCTTTACTTTCAATATGATAACACGGGCAATACGAAAATTGGCTACACTACCCTATCCGGAAAAACTTCAAAAATTGCAGACAATTTAGGAGGCACTTCTATTGGTAGACCTTATGGTGGAGGCTCTTATTCTTTATCAGAAAACGGAACTATTGCCTTTACACAAACTACACCAAGTTATCCTTCTGAAGTTGCAGTTGTAAAAAAGGGTAAAACCATTAAAATCTCACACCTCAACGAAGATATTTTACCATTTAGAACTTTAGGTAAGGTTGAAGAAATATGGTATAAATCGACCATTGATGGTAATGATATTCAAGGTTGGATTGCTTATCCTCCAAATTTTGATGCGTCTAAAAAACATCCTTTATTGGTTGAAAATCATGGTGGACCCATTTCTAATTATGGCGACCGATTTTCACCAGAAATACAATTGTACGCCAGTGCAGGTTACGTAGTTTTTTATCCCAACCCAAGAGGAAGCACTAGTTACGGAGAAAAATTTGGAAATTTACTCTATCACAATTATCCCGGTAATGATTATGACGACGTTATGGATGGCGTAGATGCCGTTATTTCTAAAGGTTATATAAATCCTAAAGAATTATACGTAACGGGCGGAAGTGCGGGTGGTATCATGTCTGCATGGATGATTGGTAAAAACAATCGCTTTAAAGCTGCCGCCGTTATAAAACCTGTAATGAATTGGATTAGTAAAACCCTAACGGCTGACAACTATTATGGCTATGCAAATTCGCGTTACCCAGGTCAACCTTGGGAAAACTTTGAAACCTATTGGAAATTTTCACCACTCTCTTTAGTAGGCAATATTCAAACACCTACCCTAGTTATGGTAGGTACAGAAGACAGACGCACTCCTTTATCGGAAGCCAAACAATTGTACAGTGCTTTAAAAATTAGAAAAATTGAAACGGCCTTGGTAGAAATCCCTGGTGCTTATCATTTAATTGTAAACCGTCCTAGCCAGCTAATTACTAAAGTAGATCATATTATAGCTTGGTTTGAAAGGTATCGTGATAAATAATCAGAAAACAACTATCACTTTTACTAGATGAAAACAAGAAACTGGAGACTTCACAGGTTTTGAAAACCTGTGAGGTCTCATTTTAAACTTTAGTATTTTACTTCTGCAACAGCTCCACAAAAACTACTCCATTACTACTACCAGTACCCCATCTAGATGCTGCCGGGCCGGTTAGTATTTTAATATTTTTTATTTCAACAATGTTAATCATTGTTATTGCATCAATAGTACTAATTGCACCGTTCAAAACAATTAAAGCATAGTTACTTGTAGAATTGGATTGAGTATTCGCCCCTCTGATTATAACTCCTGCATCAGAGATAGTAGCACCTGGGAACTTTCCCTTAAGTAAATCTATTATATTATTATACCCAAAACTATAAGGCTGCACTGTATTGTAAAATACTTTTGCTTCTTTTAATTCTTTGCTGTTCATATGTCCATTTGCAAAAGCCAAGTCAAGGTCACTTTCTTCTCCTTCTATCTCAATGTCAATTTTTAATGGATCTTTAATGTTTTTTACTTTAATTGTTCTTGATTTGAAACCTTTTGCTGTTATAATTAGTTTATCCTTAACATTACATTCCAATTTAAAATTACCTAATGAATCTGTATAAGTTACTTGTTTGGTTTTCTTTACTGTAACCTTAGCATTTTTTAAGGCTATGGTTTTATACGTAGTTACTTTTCCTCCTACTACTTTGTTTTGAGCAAAAGCAGGAATAATTATCAACATTATCATCATTAAAATTGCAATGTTACTAATCTTTGAAGTTTTCATCTTTCTTTGGTTTTCTCAAAAATAGCCAAAAGGATAAACTTTATAACCATTTATGAAGTGTTTATAACAATGGAATAAACAACTCCTTCAATGTTAACATCATTTAATACTATTATTTATGAGTTTCAGACACATTAAATACCAACGTTTAGCAAAATTTTTTTTTAAGCCAGCAAATATATATTCCGATTGCCATTTCATAATTAGTACATCTATATTTGAACTTCAATCTAACCCGAAATGAAAAATAATTTATTTCTAAATTGTAAAATGATGTTTTTAAAGCTATGTATCCCCTTTGTATTGCTATCCACTCTATTTCAGTGTAAACCTGAAATAAAAGAGATTTCTAATGATAAAAAAGCAGAAATTGAGGTAGAAAAAGAAATGGGCTTGGGTTTACTTAGTTTGACTTTTAACAAACCTTTAAAATTTTATAAAAACCCAACTGATTCCGTGGTTTTTGATCAAATTGAATTCATTAAAAATAGTCAACCTGAAACGAGAGGCAGGTTATTATTTATATCCAAAACAACATTTTCTCCATATAGAATGCAATCTGGAGATACTGATGAAATGGCAAAACAAAACATTAATCAT
The nucleotide sequence above comes from Aureibaculum algae. Encoded proteins:
- a CDS encoding DUF6340 family protein, which codes for MSKLTNKTYISILTLALIVSSCATTNKMTMGVLEPAPVYMPKDIHNIGIIDRSLPSDENTELDKLDKVLSAEGKNLDKEGAHRAILGLSDKLGKNQNFNEVKIIENANLRSPGSGVFPASLSWETVQQICDENDVDALYVLSYYDTDSKVDYKIVQKKIKNPLGLEISVPEHHATIFTHLKTGWRVYDLKDKLILDEYNVNQNITTTGKGINPVKALGAVAGRKEAVLEKSNTIGYNYGARILPRSVRVSRDYFIKGTDKLETANRRAIAGQWDSAAELWNEEVSNSDNKIAGRACYNMAIINEINGNLDEAIEWAQKAYTDYEIKEAIRYIKILRYRKENNRLLASQN
- a CDS encoding YwbE family protein, coding for MQGNTRKNINIGQNVAIVLKQDQRSGKLTEGVVQKILTNSPNHPHGIKVMLVSGKVGRVKEILE
- a CDS encoding alpha/beta hydrolase family protein — encoded protein: MIRILTLCFLFISTLCFSQTKSSFKNLDVFELEWAVNPEISPDGNRVVYQRSGFDIMNDRKQSRLWMMNADGSNHIKLTSNEVSESNPKWSPDGSKIAFTSSTENGSEIFVHWLATGKTAKLTQLEKSPSGLSWSPDGKHIAFLMTVPEAQPTLVKAPKKPEGAKWAEHPRVTTRLKYEADGSGYIQPGFKHLFIVSADGGSPRQISSGNFKYGSPQWSKDGKSLFFSGNLIADWDYDFRNSEIYTIDIATGKTSALTDRKGPDHSLAISPNGKQIAYIGFDDKVQTYQVNHMYVMDSDGTNKKQINTGLDRSPNNLTWSVDGKGLYFQYDNTGNTKIGYTTLSGKTSKIADNLGGTSIGRPYGGGSYSLSENGTIAFTQTTPSYPSEVAVVKKGKTIKISHLNEDILPFRTLGKVEEIWYKSTIDGNDIQGWIAYPPNFDASKKHPLLVENHGGPISNYGDRFSPEIQLYASAGYVVFYPNPRGSTSYGEKFGNLLYHNYPGNDYDDVMDGVDAVISKGYINPKELYVTGGSAGGIMSAWMIGKNNRFKAAAVIKPVMNWISKTLTADNYYGYANSRYPGQPWENFETYWKFSPLSLVGNIQTPTLVMVGTEDRRTPLSEAKQLYSALKIRKIETALVEIPGAYHLIVNRPSQLITKVDHIIAWFERYRDK
- a CDS encoding carboxypeptidase-like regulatory domain-containing protein → MKTSKISNIAILMMIMLIIIPAFAQNKVVGGKVTTYKTIALKNAKVTVKKTKQVTYTDSLGNFKLECNVKDKLIITAKGFKSRTIKVKNIKDPLKIDIEIEGEESDLDLAFANGHMNSKELKEAKVFYNTVQPYSFGYNNIIDLLKGKFPGATISDAGVIIRGANTQSNSTSNYALIVLNGAISTIDAITMINIVEIKNIKILTGPAASRWGTGSSNGVVFVELLQK